In Tepidimicrobium xylanilyticum, one DNA window encodes the following:
- a CDS encoding MscL family protein produces MLKEFKNFALKGNMIEMAVGIIIGGAFKRWDFSNNVSFQILLISLFSPSNII; encoded by the coding sequence ATGTTAAAGGAATTTAAGAATTTCGCATTAAAGGGAAATATGATTGAAATGGCAGTAGGTATTATTATAGGTGGAGCCTTTAAAAGATGGGATTTTTCAAACAACGTTTCATTTCAAATATTACTAATTTCACTATTTAGTCCCTCCAATATCATATAG
- a CDS encoding ABC transporter ATP-binding protein, with protein MDERIEIKNLNVGYGRKQVLFNVSLSIKKGMFGLLGRNGAGKSTLMKALVGLIPIQSGKLNVCGLSNNDKKQIRSIIGYLPQEFNIYLNMKVDEALEYLGTLSEIDAKTLKSRTEEVLELVNLEKDRKLKIKALSGGMKRRLGIVQAILHNPKVLIVDEPTAGLDPEERIRFRNLLANLAEDKIVILSTHIVGDIESTCNNLAVLNGGRIIFNGPTDEITESAKGYTYKVKVPKTRIHDFKNRYVITSQQDFGEYVETRILYKGKPENEFKRVDPTIEDGYLNLLYDIGGTK; from the coding sequence ATGGATGAAAGAATTGAAATAAAAAATTTAAATGTTGGCTATGGAAGGAAGCAGGTATTATTTAATGTATCTTTGTCAATAAAAAAAGGCATGTTTGGACTACTGGGGAGGAATGGTGCTGGTAAGTCCACTTTAATGAAGGCTTTGGTGGGTCTAATTCCTATTCAATCTGGTAAATTAAATGTTTGTGGATTATCTAATAATGACAAAAAACAAATACGTTCAATAATAGGATATCTTCCACAAGAGTTTAATATTTACCTCAATATGAAGGTGGACGAAGCTTTGGAATATCTCGGGACTTTATCAGAAATTGATGCTAAAACATTAAAAAGTAGAACAGAAGAAGTTTTAGAGCTTGTGAATTTAGAAAAGGATAGAAAACTAAAAATAAAGGCTTTATCCGGAGGGATGAAAAGAAGATTAGGTATTGTTCAAGCAATACTACATAATCCAAAGGTGTTAATAGTAGATGAACCTACAGCAGGGCTTGACCCTGAAGAAAGGATTCGCTTTAGAAATTTGTTAGCTAATTTAGCTGAAGATAAGATCGTTATTCTATCAACCCATATAGTTGGAGATATAGAAAGCACCTGCAATAATTTAGCTGTTTTAAACGGCGGGAGAATTATATTTAATGGGCCTACTGATGAAATCACAGAATCAGCTAAGGGATATACCTATAAGGTGAAAGTACCAAAAACACGAATTCATGATTTTAAAAATCGCTATGTAATTACATCACAGCAGGATTTTGGGGAATATGTTGAAACCAGAATACTTTATAAAGGCAAACCAGAAAATGAGTTTAAGAGGGTAGACCCTACTATTGAAGATGGATATTTGAACCTACTATATGATATTGGAGGGACTAAATAG
- a CDS encoding sensor histidine kinase, translating into MVEKFDFKIEFKKEFCYLSYYIFNCWHFLAKFNSTLIEIYQMNVLKEKLQQVAKDGEEFYILIGQKSNSLGRFFREILLLYKDFSVFLHSILFSLLGFFTYYKDKLEEPIGCICKIDEGNLNNIPDGDNELVYACKKVNDEMIYLHEEKIKVWNQYDAFNHMVSSMSHDMKNPLAVIKGNIEILEMMNEGEDYSRIRSEIIQSTKSNINRIEKYLDRIKYIQSMEQLKIKREYISILEFIKALKHNSEVLNTDKRIHWIIPKEDVIINIDSHHIEEAFENVLNNAIAYANSNIYISVEIKDGRLVISIQDDGKGFSRDALKNATSKFYSERLRSGNMGLGLNITKYILEKHSGDLIITNYNGGALVKMIINL; encoded by the coding sequence TTGGTTGAAAAGTTTGACTTTAAAATTGAGTTTAAAAAGGAGTTTTGTTATTTATCTTATTATATTTTTAACTGCTGGCATTTTTTAGCAAAATTCAATTCTACATTGATAGAAATATATCAAATGAATGTTTTGAAAGAAAAACTTCAACAGGTAGCAAAGGATGGAGAAGAATTTTATATTCTAATTGGTCAGAAATCAAATTCTTTAGGTAGGTTTTTTAGGGAAATTTTGCTGTTATATAAGGATTTTTCAGTTTTTCTTCACAGTATATTGTTTTCTTTACTGGGATTCTTTACATACTATAAGGACAAATTAGAAGAGCCCATAGGCTGTATATGTAAAATTGATGAAGGCAATTTAAACAATATTCCCGATGGAGATAATGAGCTTGTTTATGCTTGTAAAAAGGTTAATGATGAAATGATATATTTACACGAAGAAAAAATAAAAGTATGGAACCAATACGATGCTTTCAATCATATGGTATCATCCATGAGTCATGATATGAAAAATCCATTAGCTGTTATAAAGGGGAATATTGAAATTTTAGAAATGATGAATGAAGGGGAAGATTATAGTAGAATAAGGTCAGAAATTATACAGTCTACAAAAAGTAATATAAACAGGATAGAAAAGTACCTGGACCGTATCAAATATATACAATCAATGGAGCAACTGAAGATAAAAAGGGAGTATATCTCCATTTTAGAATTCATAAAAGCATTGAAACATAACTCAGAAGTACTAAATACTGACAAACGTATTCATTGGATAATTCCAAAAGAGGATGTAATTATTAACATTGACAGCCATCATATAGAAGAGGCCTTCGAAAATGTATTAAACAATGCCATAGCTTATGCAAACTCTAATATCTATATAAGCGTAGAGATAAAGGATGGAAGGTTGGTTATTTCCATACAGGATGATGGAAAGGGATTCTCGCGGGATGCTCTAAAAAATGCAACAAGTAAATTTTACTCAGAAAGACTGCGGTCTGGCAATATGGGACTAGGGCTTAATATAACAAAGTATATACTTGAAAAACACTCTGGAGATTTAATTATTACAAACTATAATGGTGGAGCATTAGTAAAAATGATCATTAATCTATAA
- a CDS encoding helix-turn-helix domain-containing protein, whose translation MGDNSVVAEHVRKIRYKISKVTDREFIQTVWGVGYRWIG comes from the coding sequence ATGGGAGATAATTCTGTAGTGGCAGAACATGTTCGTAAAATCCGCTATAAAATATCGAAAGTAACGGATAGGGAATTTATACAAACGGTTTGGGGAGTAGGGTATAGATGGATTGGTTGA
- a CDS encoding zinc-binding dehydrogenase: MSGKMKGWQFTKTHEPLVLVEKDIPKAKPGYVVIEVKACGLCHSDVGALEDPGWMDIIKVFPVIMGHEISGVITEVGEGVEGFKVGDRVAVCPMEPGGTGPGYGRDGGYATHTTAPAEMLIPIPDEVDFIQAAAATDAGMTSYHAVVGQGGVKEGTKVGIIGIGGLGTLGNQFAVQKGAQVYVASRKESARDKALKAGAYKAAENILEFKDEGLEVIVDFAGANKTTAEALEAIAPGGKVVVVGMASLETTINTSSLILKEASIVGSVGGTPEDIKEILKLMKEGKVRIDTEEISFEQVPKGLERLKEGKVTSRLVMTFD, encoded by the coding sequence ATGAGTGGAAAAATGAAAGGTTGGCAATTCACAAAAACTCATGAACCCTTGGTACTTGTTGAGAAGGATATTCCAAAAGCAAAACCAGGTTATGTGGTAATTGAAGTTAAAGCTTGTGGACTATGCCATAGTGATGTTGGTGCTTTAGAAGATCCAGGCTGGATGGACATCATTAAAGTATTTCCCGTTATCATGGGGCACGAAATTTCTGGAGTCATAACAGAGGTTGGTGAGGGAGTTGAAGGCTTTAAAGTTGGTGACAGGGTAGCAGTGTGTCCAATGGAACCAGGTGGTACAGGCCCAGGTTACGGTCGTGATGGAGGTTATGCAACCCATACTACTGCACCAGCGGAAATGTTAATACCTATACCCGATGAAGTCGATTTTATCCAAGCAGCTGCCGCAACAGATGCAGGAATGACTTCATATCATGCAGTAGTAGGCCAAGGGGGCGTAAAAGAAGGAACTAAAGTTGGAATAATCGGTATAGGCGGACTCGGAACCCTTGGAAATCAATTTGCAGTGCAAAAAGGAGCTCAAGTATATGTAGCATCCAGAAAGGAATCAGCACGGGATAAGGCTTTAAAGGCAGGTGCCTATAAGGCTGCAGAAAACATATTGGAATTTAAAGACGAGGGTCTTGAAGTCATTGTGGATTTTGCTGGTGCAAACAAAACAACAGCCGAAGCATTAGAAGCCATTGCTCCAGGAGGCAAAGTAGTAGTGGTAGGTATGGCAAGTTTAGAAACTACTATAAATACGAGTAGCTTAATTTTGAAGGAAGCTAGTATTGTAGGCTCTGTAGGAGGAACACCAGAAGATATAAAAGAAATCTTAAAATTGATGAAAGAAGGAAAGGTAAGAATCGATACAGAAGAAATATCCTTTGAACAAGTACCAAAAGGGCTTGAACGCTTAAAAGAAGGTAAGGTTACAAGTCGACTAGTTATGACATTTGATTAG
- a CDS encoding YerC/YecD family TrpR-related protein, protein MSQNEFKTKSPQVDKLFEAILKLETIEECYRFFEDICTVKEIQSIAQRLEVAKLLTLKNTYNEIEKKTGASTATISRINRSMNYGIGGYKIVFDRLDFKDEE, encoded by the coding sequence GTGTCACAAAATGAATTTAAAACCAAAAGCCCTCAGGTAGATAAGTTATTTGAAGCCATATTGAAACTTGAGACAATTGAAGAATGTTACCGATTCTTTGAAGATATATGTACAGTTAAGGAAATCCAGTCTATTGCTCAAAGACTAGAGGTAGCGAAACTATTAACCCTTAAAAATACTTATAATGAAATAGAGAAGAAGACGGGGGCTAGTACTGCAACCATCAGTAGAATAAATAGGTCAATGAATTATGGTATAGGTGGGTATAAGATCGTATTCGATAGATTAGATTTTAAAGATGAAGAATAG
- a CDS encoding formate--tetrahydrofolate ligase, producing MKTDVQIAQEAKMLPITEVAAKLGLEEDDLVHYGKYKAKINLKVLERLKDKEDGKLILVTAINPTPAGEGKTTVNIGLSMALNKIGKKAITALREPSLGPSFGVKGGAAGGGYSQVVPMEDINLHFTGDFHAITTAHNLIAALLDNHLHQGNELNIDPRRILWKRVLDMNDRALRNIVVGLGGKPNGVPREDGFDITVASEIMAIFCLSRDLEDFKERVGNILVAYKYDGSPVYVRDLKAQGAVALLMKDAIHPNLVQTLENTPALIHGGPFANIAHGCNSMLATKLALKLADYTVTEAGFGADLGAEKFFDIKARFGDLKPDAAVIVATVRALKHHGGVKKDELGVENLEALAKGFENLAKHIENVNKFGVPAVVAINKFPTDTEAELDYLIKKTGELGSVAVLTEVWGKGGEGGVELAKKVVEVIETKPSNFKPLYDINESIKDKLHKIATEIYGADGVEYTKACEKRIKEIESLGLDKMPICMAKTQYSLSDDPTLLARPKGFKITVRDIRISAGAGFLVALTGEIMTMPGLPKVPAANNIDILENGEIVGLF from the coding sequence GTGAAAACGGATGTTCAAATTGCTCAAGAAGCAAAAATGCTTCCCATTACAGAGGTAGCAGCAAAATTAGGCTTAGAGGAAGATGATCTAGTACATTACGGGAAATATAAAGCAAAGATCAATCTTAAGGTATTGGAAAGGCTAAAGGATAAAGAGGATGGTAAGTTAATACTTGTAACTGCCATAAACCCAACTCCAGCAGGCGAGGGAAAAACTACTGTGAATATCGGGCTAAGTATGGCTTTAAATAAAATAGGCAAGAAAGCTATAACTGCCTTGAGAGAACCATCCTTAGGACCTAGCTTTGGCGTTAAAGGTGGAGCCGCTGGTGGAGGATATTCCCAAGTTGTACCTATGGAGGATATAAACCTACACTTTACTGGAGATTTCCATGCAATAACTACAGCTCATAACTTAATAGCAGCCCTATTAGATAACCATTTACATCAAGGAAATGAATTAAATATCGATCCAAGAAGAATTCTTTGGAAAAGGGTTCTTGATATGAATGATAGGGCTTTAAGAAATATAGTAGTTGGACTTGGTGGAAAGCCTAATGGAGTTCCAAGAGAAGATGGATTCGATATTACTGTAGCATCAGAAATAATGGCTATTTTCTGCTTATCTAGGGATTTAGAAGATTTCAAGGAAAGAGTAGGAAATATATTAGTAGCATATAAATACGATGGAAGCCCAGTATATGTAAGAGACCTAAAGGCTCAAGGTGCTGTAGCATTATTAATGAAGGATGCGATTCATCCTAACCTAGTTCAAACATTAGAAAACACTCCTGCTTTAATTCACGGAGGACCTTTTGCAAACATTGCCCATGGATGTAATTCCATGTTAGCAACTAAATTAGCTTTAAAACTAGCAGATTATACAGTAACTGAGGCGGGCTTTGGTGCTGACTTAGGAGCAGAGAAATTCTTCGATATTAAAGCAAGATTTGGCGACTTAAAACCAGATGCAGCCGTAATAGTAGCTACTGTAAGAGCATTAAAACATCATGGTGGAGTTAAGAAAGATGAACTAGGCGTTGAAAACCTTGAGGCTTTAGCTAAGGGATTTGAGAACTTGGCGAAACATATTGAAAACGTTAATAAATTTGGAGTTCCTGCTGTAGTAGCTATTAATAAATTCCCAACTGACACTGAAGCTGAATTAGATTATCTAATTAAGAAGACAGGGGAATTAGGTTCTGTAGCAGTACTAACTGAGGTATGGGGTAAAGGAGGCGAAGGTGGAGTTGAATTAGCAAAGAAGGTAGTAGAAGTTATTGAAACTAAACCTTCTAATTTCAAACCACTGTATGATATTAATGAATCCATAAAGGATAAGCTCCATAAGATAGCTACTGAAATTTATGGGGCAGATGGAGTAGAATATACAAAAGCTTGTGAAAAGAGGATTAAAGAAATAGAAAGTTTAGGATTAGATAAAATGCCAATATGTATGGCCAAAACACAGTATTCCCTATCTGATGATCCGACTTTATTAGCAAGACCAAAAGGATTCAAGATAACTGTTAGGGACATAAGAATATCTGCTGGTGCTGGATTCCTAGTAGCATTAACAGGAGAAATTATGACTATGCCAGGATTACCAAAGGTTCCAGCTGCTAACAATATAGATATTCTTGAAAATGGGGAAATTGTAGGATTATTTTAA
- a CDS encoding PTS transporter subunit EIIC — protein MTKRQKLNEAIQRFGRSLLLPIAVMAPVGMILGLTGALVQSYMIEKLPFLGTPTLNTILISLRDIANVIFNNTPILFAMGVAYGVSKKEKGIAVFSSIISYLILNATINVWLIATGNLASAEEMAQVGQGMVLGIQTLRLDVLGGIISGLIAAILTDRYHDKELPVAFAFFSGKKFVPIVSIGVTIIVGLIVPFIWQYVTKALISMSSLILSGYIGVFLNIVMVRLLIPFGLHHVWSAMLRFTPAGGVYTIAGEEFVGVLPALNKILFDLGPSHEAWEMVPSLTRFMAQNQMLVTLFMIPAIGLAMYKTAYDKNKKFVKGIILTMVLTPFLGNVTEPMEFSFLFIAPLLYIWYVFLAASGAVVLAALKTGVGYIRGTIFDFAIFGLMYENTKWYNILIVGIPLAIITYFTFSWAIKKFNIPTPGREEDDIEYNALLQEKRYDEIAKIVIEALGGRQNIVNVENCVTRLRIDLKDMHIVDKERLKESGTSGIFFPAKNHIHIVFGPSVEFVKNAVDSALQGKVV, from the coding sequence TTGACAAAAAGACAGAAATTAAATGAAGCCATTCAACGCTTTGGTCGTTCTTTGTTACTGCCAATTGCGGTAATGGCACCAGTCGGTATGATTTTAGGTCTTACTGGGGCATTAGTTCAAAGCTATATGATTGAGAAACTTCCATTTTTAGGAACTCCAACTCTAAACACCATCTTAATAAGTTTAAGGGATATTGCAAACGTTATTTTCAACAATACTCCTATTCTGTTTGCTATGGGTGTTGCTTATGGAGTATCGAAAAAGGAAAAAGGAATTGCCGTATTTTCATCAATTATTTCTTATTTGATTTTAAATGCAACAATTAATGTTTGGTTAATAGCAACCGGTAATTTAGCTTCTGCCGAAGAAATGGCTCAAGTAGGACAAGGAATGGTTTTAGGTATACAAACCTTAAGGCTTGATGTGCTAGGTGGAATTATAAGTGGACTTATCGCTGCAATATTAACAGATAGATATCATGATAAAGAACTACCTGTAGCCTTTGCCTTCTTTAGTGGAAAGAAATTTGTACCTATAGTTTCTATCGGTGTTACAATCATCGTTGGGCTTATAGTTCCATTCATCTGGCAATATGTTACAAAGGCACTTATATCCATGTCCTCTCTAATATTAAGTGGATATATAGGGGTATTTCTAAATATTGTAATGGTAAGACTTTTAATCCCCTTTGGACTTCATCATGTATGGAGTGCGATGCTTAGATTTACCCCTGCAGGTGGAGTATATACGATTGCAGGCGAAGAATTTGTAGGAGTATTACCCGCTTTAAATAAAATTCTATTTGATTTGGGACCAAGCCATGAAGCTTGGGAAATGGTGCCAAGTTTAACTAGATTTATGGCACAAAATCAAATGTTAGTAACATTATTTATGATTCCTGCAATAGGTCTTGCAATGTATAAAACAGCTTATGATAAAAATAAAAAGTTCGTCAAGGGAATTATTTTAACTATGGTATTAACTCCATTTTTAGGTAATGTTACAGAACCAATGGAATTCTCCTTCTTATTCATAGCACCATTACTCTATATATGGTATGTATTCTTAGCTGCAAGTGGTGCTGTAGTTTTAGCAGCTTTAAAAACAGGCGTAGGCTATATTAGAGGAACTATTTTCGATTTTGCTATATTCGGGCTAATGTACGAAAATACAAAATGGTACAACATTCTGATAGTAGGTATTCCTTTAGCTATAATTACATACTTCACATTTAGCTGGGCAATTAAGAAATTTAATATACCTACACCAGGCCGTGAAGAAGATGATATAGAGTATAATGCATTGTTACAAGAAAAGAGATATGATGAAATAGCAAAAATAGTAATAGAAGCCCTTGGAGGCAGACAAAATATTGTCAATGTTGAAAACTGCGTAACTAGACTTAGAATTGACCTAAAAGATATGCATATTGTAGACAAAGAGAGATTAAAAGAATCAGGTACATCAGGAATATTTTTCCCTGCAAAAAATCATATCCATATAGTATTTGGACCAAGTGTAGAATTTGTTAAAAATGCTGTGGATAGCGCATTACAAGGCAAGGTGGTTTAA
- a CDS encoding MurR/RpiR family transcriptional regulator: MILARLTENYDKLTDLEKKIIEYIVSNPQDVLYLTANELAKKIYVSKTSIINLSKKLGFDGYSELRYYVKHHIESQENLKKLPSFNDILLNIYDEVNKTLSLQNEENIKSIVEVIRKSRAVYIIARGASMPLADLFCSRLALLKIKSIFISDLNLIDVICENLSKGESLILMSLSGETEKIKTVAKKARALGIDVIALTSFSNNSLQKIANYRMFCFADNTETKYNDLVSRVGLHVLIQILISYLDTAGKETKNES, from the coding sequence ATGATACTAGCCCGCTTAACAGAAAATTACGATAAATTGACGGATTTAGAAAAGAAAATAATTGAATATATAGTATCAAATCCCCAAGATGTACTGTATCTAACAGCCAATGAACTAGCTAAAAAAATATATGTATCTAAAACTTCCATAATCAACTTATCAAAAAAACTAGGATTTGATGGCTATAGCGAACTCCGTTATTACGTAAAGCATCATATTGAAAGTCAAGAGAATTTAAAGAAATTGCCCTCATTTAATGATATTTTGCTAAATATATACGATGAAGTTAATAAGACTTTGTCACTACAAAATGAGGAAAATATTAAATCTATAGTAGAAGTTATTAGAAAGTCCCGAGCTGTATATATTATAGCTCGGGGAGCTTCCATGCCTTTGGCAGACCTGTTCTGTTCAAGACTTGCTCTACTAAAGATTAAATCCATATTCATAAGCGATTTAAACTTAATTGATGTTATATGCGAAAATCTATCTAAAGGCGAAAGCCTAATTTTAATGTCTTTATCAGGAGAGACAGAAAAGATTAAAACTGTAGCAAAAAAAGCTAGAGCCCTTGGTATTGATGTTATAGCCTTAACATCTTTTTCCAATAACTCATTGCAGAAAATCGCTAATTATAGGATGTTCTGTTTTGCAGACAATACGGAAACCAAATATAATGATTTGGTTTCAAGGGTAGGATTACACGTTTTAATTCAGATACTAATTTCATACTTAGACACAGCTGGAAAGGAGACTAAAAATGAATCGTAA
- a CDS encoding family 4 glycosyl hydrolase, with amino-acid sequence MNRKKQNVTIVGAGSTRTPALIGSLINFKERFPLRKLTLFDISKDRMELQKDYIRLMMEKYYPEAELIFTDDEDQAYIDVDYVFVQMRVGNFEMRSLDEKIPLKYGLVGQETCGPGGFAYGMRSIAPMVHMVKKIREYSKDAWILNYTNPAAIVAVALDKVFPDDKRILNICDQPYSMLKSFSKILDVEQHDIEPGYFGLNHFGWFTKLYHRPTNEDLMPKLKEYLMKHEFKPYNAEQREASWLETYKNVNKMLSFFPEYLPNTYLQYYFFPDEIAKESNPSFTRADEAKEGREKKVLDICKKAKEQNSLEGLPFLVGEVHGNMMVEVAESIAYDLRKVFIVIVRNEGIITNLPEDAMVECAGELTKDGAVGYPIGKVDTFYEGLLVNQYAYEKLTVESLFESNYQKALQALTLNRTVINPVKAKMVLDDLMEANKEYWYLR; translated from the coding sequence ATGAATCGTAAAAAACAAAATGTAACCATTGTAGGAGCTGGTAGTACAAGGACTCCAGCCCTTATTGGAAGTTTGATCAATTTTAAGGAAAGATTTCCTTTGAGAAAATTAACCTTATTTGATATTAGTAAGGACAGAATGGAATTACAGAAAGATTATATACGATTGATGATGGAAAAGTATTATCCAGAAGCAGAACTCATTTTTACCGATGATGAAGATCAGGCCTATATTGACGTTGACTATGTATTCGTACAAATGAGGGTAGGAAACTTTGAAATGAGAAGTCTAGATGAAAAGATTCCTTTAAAATATGGTTTAGTAGGTCAAGAAACCTGTGGTCCTGGTGGATTTGCCTATGGAATGAGGTCAATTGCCCCAATGGTTCATATGGTGAAAAAGATAAGAGAATATTCTAAGGATGCTTGGATTTTAAACTATACCAATCCTGCAGCCATTGTAGCAGTAGCCTTAGACAAGGTATTCCCAGATGATAAAAGAATATTAAATATCTGCGACCAACCATATTCCATGCTAAAATCCTTTTCTAAAATACTCGATGTAGAACAACACGACATTGAACCAGGTTACTTTGGCCTAAACCATTTCGGTTGGTTTACAAAGCTTTATCACAGACCAACTAATGAGGATTTAATGCCAAAACTTAAAGAATATCTAATGAAACACGAATTTAAACCATATAATGCAGAGCAAAGGGAAGCATCATGGCTTGAAACTTATAAAAACGTGAATAAAATGCTTTCTTTCTTCCCTGAATATTTACCTAATACCTATTTGCAGTACTATTTCTTCCCCGATGAAATAGCTAAGGAAAGCAATCCTAGTTTTACTAGAGCAGATGAGGCAAAAGAAGGTAGGGAAAAGAAAGTTTTAGATATATGTAAAAAAGCGAAGGAGCAGAATTCACTAGAAGGATTACCATTTTTAGTTGGAGAAGTCCATGGGAATATGATGGTAGAGGTTGCAGAGTCCATTGCCTATGATTTAAGAAAAGTATTCATAGTAATAGTCAGAAATGAAGGAATTATAACCAACCTACCTGAAGATGCAATGGTGGAATGTGCAGGAGAACTTACTAAAGATGGTGCTGTAGGGTATCCAATTGGTAAAGTAGATACTTTCTACGAAGGATTATTGGTAAACCAATATGCCTATGAAAAACTAACCGTAGAATCCTTATTTGAGTCTAATTACCAAAAAGCACTACAGGCCTTGACTTTGAATAGAACCGTTATAAATCCTGTAAAAGCAAAGATGGTATTAGATGATCTAATGGAAGCTAATAAAGAGTACTGGTATTTGAGATAG
- the nagA gene encoding N-acetylglucosamine-6-phosphate deacetylase, whose translation MYIYSENIYTPKGFQDGYLKIEDGIIKGIYPEVEPNEEVLDYSQNIILPGFIDIHLHGWATGSFTYEGSSKSLRNMSRDLVKSGVTSYLATTGTDSLDFIKFQLSEAKKAMDSWEPSLGAEVIGIHLEGPFINKEYKGMQKEEHVLNPSIEILENFIEIAGKGNIRLITMAPELPGSEEFIKYANKNNIQISVGHTAAEFEDIARLKDLGLGGFTHTYSGMRGFHHRRLGVVGAAMYFNDMYAEFAKQTGLTVKPEAFAIMYRLKGPNKIILTTDCVGLAHVNYEFYHYVRKQTFIPQGDYIKVVSEDGKEELMDKYNYEQVKDLEMNYLDSVKNVVKNVKASISDIVKMTAENPAKYINLYDKKGSIEEGKDADVIVVDDYWNLIDVFVKGLKQNIN comes from the coding sequence ATGTATATCTATTCCGAAAACATTTATACTCCTAAGGGATTTCAAGACGGTTATTTAAAGATAGAAGATGGCATTATAAAAGGAATATATCCTGAAGTAGAACCTAATGAAGAAGTTCTAGATTATAGCCAGAATATAATACTTCCAGGCTTTATCGATATCCACCTTCATGGTTGGGCTACAGGTTCCTTTACCTATGAAGGAAGCTCAAAATCCCTTAGAAATATGTCAAGAGATTTGGTGAAATCTGGAGTTACATCCTACTTAGCTACTACTGGCACCGATTCCTTAGACTTTATAAAATTCCAATTATCAGAAGCTAAAAAGGCTATGGACAGTTGGGAACCTTCCTTAGGAGCAGAAGTTATAGGCATCCATCTTGAAGGCCCCTTTATAAACAAGGAATACAAGGGAATGCAAAAAGAGGAGCATGTATTAAATCCATCTATCGAAATACTTGAAAACTTTATTGAAATAGCTGGTAAAGGTAATATAAGGCTAATAACCATGGCACCAGAACTACCTGGTTCAGAAGAATTCATTAAATATGCCAATAAAAACAATATACAGATTTCTGTTGGCCATACTGCTGCTGAATTCGAGGATATTGCAAGGCTAAAGGATTTAGGATTAGGAGGATTCACCCATACCTACAGCGGCATGAGGGGCTTCCACCACAGAAGGCTTGGGGTTGTAGGTGCTGCTATGTACTTCAATGATATGTATGCAGAATTTGCAAAACAAACAGGACTTACAGTAAAACCTGAAGCATTTGCTATCATGTATAGGTTAAAAGGCCCCAATAAAATAATACTAACTACCGACTGTGTAGGATTAGCTCATGTAAACTATGAATTTTACCATTATGTTCGTAAACAAACCTTCATTCCACAAGGCGATTATATAAAAGTAGTTAGCGAAGATGGCAAGGAAGAATTAATGGATAAATACAATTATGAACAGGTTAAGGATTTAGAAATGAACTATTTAGATTCGGTAAAAAATGTAGTAAAAAATGTTAAAGCATCCATAAGCGATATAGTAAAAATGACAGCAGAAAACCCAGCTAAGTACATTAACCTATATGATAAGAAGGGTTCCATAGAAGAGGGAAAAGATGCAGATGTAATAGTGGTAGATGACTATTGGAACTTAATAGATGTTTTCGTAAAAGGATTAAAACAAAATATTAATTAA